Proteins co-encoded in one Quercus robur chromosome 8, dhQueRobu3.1, whole genome shotgun sequence genomic window:
- the LOC126697163 gene encoding extracellular ribonuclease LE-like has product MESKYSILLSLLMLQCLSLLCVSQSQDFDFFYFVQQWPGSYCDTKKSCCYPNTGKPTADFGIHGLWPNYEDGSYPSNCDPNNSFNQAKISDLISNMQKNWPSLACPSSNSIQFWTHEWEKHGTCSESVLSQHGYFDTALSLKGKTNLLEALTSAGINPDGNSYSLVNIKNAIKGAIGYTPWIECNVDESGNSQLYQIYLCVDSSGSDLIECPVFPKGKCGSEIEFPSF; this is encoded by the exons atGGAGTCCAAATATTCAATCTTGCTAAGCCTTTTGATGCTACAGTGTCTCTCACTCCTTTGTGTTTCACAGTCACAGGATTTCGATTTCTTTTACTTTGTCCAACAG tggCCTGGATCATATTGTGACACAAAGAAAAGTTGTTGCTACCCAAACACTGGCAAGCCTACTGCAGATTTTGGCATTCATGGTCTTTGGCCTAATTACGAGGATGGTTCTTACCCTTCAAATTGTGATCCTAACAATTCCTTCAATCAGGCTAAG ATATCAGACCTCATAAgcaatatgcaaaaaaattggcCATCACTAGCTTGCCCTAGTAGCAACAGTATACAATTTTGGACACATGAGTGGGAGAAACATGGGACATGCTCAGAGTCTGTACTTAGCCAACATGGATACTTTGATACAGCTCTCAGTTTGAAAGGGAAGACAAACCTCCTCGAAGCTCTTACAAGTGCAG GAATAAATCCAGATGGGAACTCTTACAGCTTagtaaacataaaaaatgctATAAAAGGTGCAATTGGCTATACTCCATGGATAGAGTGTAATGTGGATGAATCTGGAAACAGCCAACTTTACCAGATCTACCTCTGTGTGGATAGTTCTGGGTCAGACCTAATTGAATGTCCTGTGTTTCCCAAGGGAAAATGTGGTTCAGAGATTGAGTTCCCttccttttaa